The sequence below is a genomic window from Chitinophagaceae bacterium.
TTATTTTTTCACTCCTGGGATTAGTGTTAGCGGTAACGGGAGGACTGTTTGCCTGGTATATTGCTTCGCAGCCATCCCGTTTGGAAAAATTAGTGCAGGAAAAAACCTATTTACTGCAGGAGGAAGAACAGAAATATAAAAATACGCTCGACCGTATTACAGATGGTTTTGCCGCACTTGATATTGACGGCAACTGTACATATATGAATACAAGAGCCGGTAAAATGACCAATCGCAACCCGGAAGAAATGATTGGCCGCCATATATGGACAGAGTTTCCGGAAGGGATTGGTCAGCTGTTTCATGAAGCATATTTTACCGCAAAGGATGAGCAGCTGCATGTTTCTGCACAGGAATATTATGTGCAGTACGACCGTTGGTTTGAGCTTGATCTGTATCCATCAACCGATGGGATGTCGCTTTTTTTCAGGGATATTACCCGCAGAAAAAAAGCCGAGCAGGCCATTAAGGAAAGTGAAGAGAAATACCGCACATTGGTTGAACAGGCATCAGATGGAATTTTTATTGCCAATAAAAGAGGCCGCTTTATTTCAGTGAACAGCAGCGGACAGCAGATGAGCCAGTACTCCATGGAAGAGCTGATAGGTATGACGATTTATGACTTGGTTCTGAAAGAAGATCTTGAAAAAAATCCTTTCCAGTTCAAGGAAATGACGAAAGGAGAACCGGTGATGTCGGAAAGACCCATGCGGAAGAAAGACGGTACAATCATTCTTACCGAAATAAACGCAAAGTTTTTTTAAAAAGATGAGCGGATGCTGGTGTTTGTGCGGGGTATAACCAACAGAAAAAGAGCAGAAGAAGAGTTCAGGCAGGCCAGCCACCGTTTTGAGATGATTGCAAAAACAACGAATGATGCGGTATGGGAATGGAAGCTGGAAACAGGAAAATTATGGTGCAATGAAACACACCAGCAATTATATGGATTAACAATGGCCGATCCTGTGCCTGCTCATTCTGTGTGGGCGCAACGGATTCATCCCGATGACCGGCAGGTTATTTTACAGAGGCAGCAGGAAACTCTTGCTTCAAGAAAAAATATTTTTATTACCGAATACCGGTTTCTTACCGGCGAAAATGTGTACAGGAATTTATACGACCGTTGCTATATTATACGGAATAATGAAGGAAAAGCAACAGGTATGATGGGAAGCATGATGGATATTACCGAACGGAAAACAGCAGAGGATGCGCTGCGTGTAAGTGAAGAAAAATACCGGCAGATTGTAGAAACAGCCCAGGAAGGAATCTGGATGATTGATGCGCAGAGCCATACTTCTTTTGTGAATAACCGTATGGCTGAAATGCTGGGTTATACCAAAGAAGAAATGCTGGGAAAACATTTGTATGCATTCATGGATGATGAAGGAAGAAATATTTCTGAAAGGAATATTGAACGCCGCAAGCAGGGAATTGCTGAAGACCACGAGTTTAAATTTATAACAAAAGAAGGAAGGGTTGTGTGGACACTGATGAGCACCAACCCGGTAATGAAAAATGGAGATTACCTGGGAGCCCTTGCGATGGTAACTGATATTACCGAACACAAGAAAATTGAAAACCAGGTATTGAAAGAAAAGGAACTGAGTGACTCTATCATCAACAGTTTGCCGGGAATCTTTTATTTGTTTGATGCCAACAGAACTTTTTTGCGCTGGAATAAAAACTTTGAAACAGTTTCGGGTTATTCGGCTGAGGAAATAAAAGAAATTCATCCCGGTCAATTTTATGATGACGAAGGCCGCCTGCTGGTGCAGCAGCATTTTGCTATTACGATGCGTGAAGGAGAATCGGCCTTTGAAGCTGATTTTGTAACAAAGGGGGGAGAAAAATTCCTTTTACTACTTCACCGGAAAGCGTGTGTTATATGAAGGCAATCCCTGCCTTATTGGAACAGGCATTGATATTGCCGAACGCAAAAGCAGAAGAAGAAGTAAAGCAAACTTCTCTGCAGATGAGGCAGCTAACAGGACATCTTCAAACCATCCGTGAAGAAGAACGGAAACGGATTGGCCGTGAAATTCATGATGAACTTGGTCAGCAGTTGACTGCTATTAAAATGGATGTGGCATGGATCAATAAAAAAACACCCAATGAAGCAGGACTGATTAAAACGAAATTAGGCAACATCATCACCCTGCTTGATGGAAGTAATTTATCGATCCGTAAAATATTAAACGAGCTGAGGGTTGGTGTGCTGGATGATTACGGATTGATTGATGCGCTTGAATGGCAGGAAACCAGTTTACTGAAAAATACAGGTATTCCGATTTTTTTCCACAGTAATGAAACGGTTTTAAAAGTGGAAGAGCCTCTTGCCACCTGTATGTTCCGGGTTTTCCAGGAATCGTTAACGAATATTACAAGGTATGCTGAAGCGAAAGAGTCTTCAGCTCACTGAATACCGAAGATGACCGGCTGATTTTGGAAATAGAAGACGACGGAAAAGGTTTTTATCCGCATATGCCTTACAGCAAACAATCATTTGGTATCTTGGGTATGCAGGAACGGGTGTCGTCGGTTAACGGAACATTTCAACTAGTATCTTCTCCCGGTAAGGGAAAAAATCACCATCACTGTGCCATATAAGACCTAAACTTATGAACCGAATTATATTAGCCGATGATCATAGTTTTGTGCGTTTGGGGGTTGATCCAGATATTGAAAGATGAATATCCTTCAGCCATAATACATGAAGTGGCCGATGGAGAATCATTGGTAAAAGAAGTTACACAGCAGGATTGGGACCTTGTTATTTCCGACTTAGATATGCCGGGCCGCAGTGGACTGGAAGCATTGCAGCAGATAAAACTCATTAAGCCCGACCTGCCTGTTTTAATTCTCAGCATTTACCCGGAAGACCTGTATGCTGTGAGGGCATTAAAAGCCGGAGCTTCGGGCTATCTCAACAAAAATGCTGCTCCTTATGAACTGATCAAAGCCATTCAGCGGATTGCCATGGGCAAAAAATATATTACCAACGAAATTGCAGAACGGTTACTGGCGCAGAAAACAGATAAACAGCCGCATGAATTACTGTCGAACCGTGAATTTGAAATCTTTAAACTTCTCGCCATTGGCAAATCCATTTCGCAGATAGCTGAATCGCTTTCTTTAGCTTCCACCACCATCAGCACCAACCGCAGCAGAATTATGGAAAAGCTCCATCTTTCAAGCAATGCCGAACTTGCCCGCTATGCCATTACCCACCAGATTATTTCTGATATTGACCTGTAACTGCAAACCTCCTCTAAACAGCAGTATGCACTTGATCTTATTGTAGCCAAACAACTACACGCCGAACTGTGATCCTTCTATCTATATATTCAATTCTTCACTATTTTTTAATTCATTGATTTAAAAGTGCTTTGCAGTAAGAAAACTACCTTATGGTTATCACGATTCTTGGCAGCTCAAAGCATATCAGCAACCGGATTGTTGAGCTGATTGATGAAACCAATAAAGGTGTTTCCTTTCACAACTGTTTTACATATGCCGAAGCGATTGACTGCCTGAGCAAACAGAAAACAGATGTAGTGTTACTTGATTTTGATTTTGAAGGAAACAAGGCATTTGATCTGCTGAAAAAAATCCGGGAGTATTCAGCTGAAACAGTGGTGATGGTTTTGTTCAATTTGGCAAGCGATTTCAGCATGAAGCAGTTGAGAGACAGTGGGGCTGATTACTTATTTGATAAATACAATGACTTTGAAAAAATAGCACCCGTTATCAACGCTATCAATAAACGGGCAACGAATAAAATCCTGTGATAAAACGAAACAAGCATATACAGTTGAAGAGTAAAGTGGGGTTGGATTAGCAGTAAAAGGATTTCCTCTGTATATGCTGTTTTTTTCACTTTTGCTGCCGGGTGCAGCTATCTACCATTTAATCACAAAAAACAACTGGCTTAAGAAAGAATACAGCAAACAGGAGGTGTATGTACAGCAGAAAGATGCATTTGAAAAGCTTGGCCTGTATACGAAGACGGTTGAAAGTAACAGCCGTGGGTATGCACTTACCGGTAATGAACAATTTCTCCGCAATTTTAATATTCTCTTTGATTCCATCAACAGTGTCGGTTTGCAGATTAAGGCTTCGGCAATAACTGATGAAACAATTGCTTTTTCCTATGCAAACTCGACAGCTTTATTGATGAGAAGATTCGGTTTCTTCAAAAGTAAATACCCTCACAGCACAGAACAGGGATTCAGCTCTATTATTCTTTTCCGGCACAGAGGGCTTCAACTTATCTGATTCCATCAGCATATACAGCGGGGTAATCTTTCAGGAAGTTCAATCAACAGATCAGTGAATCAAAGACCAGCTTTTTGGCAGGTAAAGGATACCAACAACAAAATTGCTTACAGCAGTCTTGCTGCTGCTCTTTTACTGATTGTTGTTTCGTTTTATTTGTTGCTGCGTGAAAACATCCGCACCAAAGGGATCAGCAAAGAGCTGGAAATGCAGAAAGAAAGATACCGTACCACGCTGAGCAGTATGGCAGAAGGGGTGATTACAACTGATAAGGATGGCGGAATTGTTTACATGAATCCTGCTGCAGAACAGATTACCGGCTGGAATAAACAGGAAGCAGAAAACAGACCGCTTCAACAGGTATATGACGTATCGGTTGAATCAACCGGGTTGTCTGTTACAAACATTGTAAGCCGCATTTTAAAAGAAGGCGTACCAATAGAACTGGAAAATAATACAGGGAAGGTTTATTGATGTAAACAGCAGCGGCTGTGCTATGATGGGGTACACAAAAGAAGAAGTTCTTCATCTGAATTTAAGTGATATCACACCACTGGAATATATTAACAAGATGCCCATCAATATGAATGACCTGATGAGCGGGAAAATATTGCTGGTTGAGAGACAATACCAGCGTAAAGACGGCACAAGATTTTATGCAGAAGCGAGTGCGAAGCTGATTGCAGGCGGAAAGATACAGTCGATTGTGAGAGATATTACACAGCGCAAAAAAGCAGAGGAAGAACTGAAACAAAGTGAAGAAAGATACCGGTTATTTATTGAGCAGGCAACGGATGGTGTTCTTGTTTATTCGTATGACGGAACCATTCATGATTTTAATACAGCCGCCTATAAACAAACAGGTTATACTAGAGAAGAATTTAGGAACACTGAAACTGCAGGATCTTCTTTTTGATGAACCCGTTATTGTTAACTCAGAAGTGGTGGCAAGAGTAAAAGCAGGTGAACAGGTTTTATTTACCAGGAAGTTGAAACGAAAAGACGGGGCAGTTGCAGAAATAGAAATCAATTCGAGAATGCTGAGTGATGGCCGTGTTCTTGCTTTTGTACGTGACATTACCGAACGGAAAAAAGCAGAAGTACAAATCAGGAATATTTCAGAACGTCTTTCATTAGCAACCCGTTCAGCTAAGATTGGCATCTGGGAAAGAGATTTGGTTCTTCAGCAACTGCTATGGGACGACAGGATGTATGAACTGTACGAAAAAGATTCAGCCTTACCCGGCGCGGTGTAAACAGGGATATTACCGATCGTAAAATGGCCGGATTGCATTTAGCAGAATCGGAAAGAAAGCTCCGTCATGTTTTGTCGAGTTCATCAGATAGTTTTTATGTACTGGATAAAAATTATACAGTAACCCTGATCAATAAATCTGCATCAGCCAATCTTGAAAAAGCCTGGGGAAAACCTGTAACTGTAGGTACAAATATTCTTCCGCTGATTCCGGATGAGCAGGATGAACCTGTAAGAGAAACCCTGGCAAAGGTATTTGCCGGCGAAAAGGTTGAATACGAGCTGCAGCTTTCTATTGCCGGTTTGCCTGAATGGGTGCTGGTAAATTATATGCCGGTAAAAGATGGAAAAGGAGTTATTACCGGAGCCTATATTTCAACGAAGGATATTACCGAAAAGAAACAATCGGAAATAAATTTACAGAAAGCCCTTAACCGTTATAATATTCTTGCCAAAGCAACCAGTGATACCGTTTGGGATTGGGATATGCATACACAAATGATGCGTTACAATGAAGGCATCACTACCATGTTTGGTTATGAAAAATCAGTAGTGGAAAATATTCCTGACTGGTGGAAACAGAATATACATCCGGATGATCTTGGAACTGTATCTGAATTACTGAATGAAGTTTTTCTCACAAACAAACAAAACATTCAGCTTGATTACCGTTACCGTTGTGCTGATGGCGGCTATAAATATATTTTTGACCGTGCTTTTGTGTTATACGATGACAGGGGCAAACCAAGCCGCATCATCGGTGCTATGCAGGATGTTACGTATGAAAAAGAAGAAGAAATCCGTATTTCAAAAGCTATTGTAGATGCACAGGAATCAGAAAGGCAACAGCTTGGTATGGAGCTGCACGATAATGTAAACCAGATATTATCGGTATCGCTATTATACCTGGGTATTGCCAGGCAGCATCAAAAAAATGAAACGGTATTTGCTGAAACCCTCGACACCTGTAAAAAACATATATCGGATGCAATTGATGAAATACGGAAGCTGAGCCATCAGCTTACGCCAGCTTCAAAAGATAATCTTTCATTTAAAGATGTGTTTCAGTCACTGATTGAATCTTTAACCTCGAATTGCAGCATAGCTGTTCATCTTCATTTTGATGATTTTGAACAGGAACGGGTGGGTATTGAAATCCAGACCGCTTTGTACCGGATTTTGCAGGAGCAGATGAATAATATTTTTAAGCATGCTGCCGCAGATACTGTTGAAATAGATGTGATGGTCATTGAGAATACAATCAGTTTGCGCATTGCTGATAATGGAAAAGGGTTCGACACAAAATCGGTAAGCAAGGGAATTGGTCTGGGAAATATCAAACGCAGGGCGGAAATGAATGGCGGAAAATTCAGCTGTTATTCAATCCCCGGGCATGGGTGTGAGGTTACGGTCAGTATCCCTCTTTAAGATTCAAGTAAATATTTATTAATAATGCTCCGTTAATTGCGGTTTTTTTTATTTATACAACAAAAACGGTTTCATCTTCTGTTCCCATTCGGTTGCAATATTTGTTTCAATATAATTTCCCTGTTTCAGTTTTGTAAATGCATGTTGAACGCCCAGCAGTTTATCTAAATGAGCAATGCCGGTTGGATTTGCATTGGTGGTATATAATCGCTCTTCAACAAAATCAGGGTGAAGCTGAATAATTGCCTGCACTAAAGCTATTCCGGTTTTCACCGCTGAAACTATTTTGCCTCGGTGATATGCAGTTGCAACCCGTTACAGGTTTTACCGGCATACATTCCTGCAGCAGGTTTATATATACATGTTGTAAACGCAATACCCGGAAGTTGCAACTGCTCCATTGAATGTTTAAGCTCTTCATTTTTCATCCAGGGCGCTCCGCAGATTTGAAAAGGCAGTTCTGTTCCTCTCCCTTCATTTATATTAATTCCTTCAAGCAATCCAGTGCCAGGATAAAGCAGAGCGGTCTCAATTTGCTGTATGGCAGGAGAGGTTGGCGTAAAGAAAAAATCTGCCACAGCTGTTTCTGTTCGTTTGTAATACTGCGTTTTTATAACTTCAATATTTAATGCGCTGATTTTTGTTGCGGCAAAGTATAAAGCAGGATTCGCCCAATGTGCAACTGTGTTTGACTGGAATATTCCATCTGCCGATAAAGGATGAACAGGTTTGTTCATCAAGAAAAGGTCCTTCTGTTTTTGAAAGTTCTGCACCAATGGGATTCGGTCTGTCTAATACAACAAATGGTTTTTGATTGGCTGCACATGCTTCCATTACATGTGTCATGGTCCAGAGATAGGTATAAAAACGGCAGCCAACATCTGGTATATCAAACAATACCAAATCAACATCCTGAAAGTCTTCTGCTGTTGGCGCTAACCTGTTTCCATATAAACTGACGACGGGCAACTCGTTACTGTATCGGTAATATTTTGCTGAAAAGCGCCATCATCACCCATAGTTGTAATACCATGCTCCGGTGAAAAGATGATTGTGATGTTAAAGCCGTTCTTCAATAAAGTAACACGGCTCAACTCGCCCGTTGATGTGGTGGCAGCATTGTTGGTAACAAATGCAATGCGTTTGTGTTTATATACAGCAGTTTGCTGCAGTAAAACATCGATACCGTATTGAAGTGGAAGCTTCATTGCTGCACAAATGTAAGTGCTGAAGGTGTTCTCAGTTCTGCTGTTTGTTTTTATCGGTTGCTTCGGACGCTTCTTTTATCTTCTTCATCGGCCCCTCTTCATCAAGTCCGCCCTCTTTTTTCCACGGCCCAACCGCACAAGTGGTTTTTCCTGCGTACCTGTAACGGTTAACGGAATACCGAGGATACCAAAGGGTGGCAAACCAAGACGAACTTTTAAATTCAAACGCCCATCGAAACCAATCTGCCCTTCAAAACGAGGACGGAAGCCCGCCACCCGGAGCTTAACCTTCTGCAGGTTAATGATGTTATTGGCAATGGTTGTTTTTAATTCAATGGTTTGTTTGGAGAGATCAGGATTATCAACTGCGTCCTTCCCTGTTTTTTTACTGATTGCGCTGAATAATTTATAACCGCTGATGTTTGCGTTTTTAATACTTACCGTGCCGCCCCCCTTTAAACTTTTTGTTACAGGATATAAACTGTCGTTGAGCATTCCGTTTAATGTATAATCAATGGAAACCTGTCCTTTTACTTTTGCTGCACTGGTAAGCATTTCACGGAAGAGCTGTATTTCTTTGTATGCTTTCTGTATGTCGAATTCTTTTGCATTGATATGATAACTGAACAATGCCTGCATGTTGTTAACGGGAGCATAAGTTGCCTCATGTTCACCGGTGCACCAACTATTGTAAACGCTGATTTGCTGATTTTAAGGTTGCCGTTTTTTATACCAGCATCTGCAATCCAGTTATGAATAGTTAAACCGTTATAATCAACTTTATCAACAGCAGCATGAAACTGAAAATCTAAATTGGCAGGAATGATGATTACTCCGGTTGCTGTTTCAGCAGGAGTTGTATTTGCTTTTTTGCGGATGTGTTTGCTGCAGTGCTGTCTGTTGTACTCATGAATTCTGTATGAGAATTTGCTTACCTGTTAAAGACAGGTCTCCCTGCAGAGGAGCATCCTTCTTCATGATATAATTAATGATGTTGCCGAATGTTCCTTTGAGAGAAACAGTGTTGCTGAGATACATGCATCACAAACCGATCAGCCTTTAGCTGATCGTTGTTAATATGAAAAAGACCTGAGCTGATTAAAAAACTGTTTGGGAAACAGGGTGTACGGAGGTTGACCTGCCTGATCTCAATGCTTCCCTTGTTATTGAGCTGATCATAACGTCCTGCAACTGCATCAGCCTGTGTACCGCTTAATGACAGATCGGTTTTTTAATAAATCCATTTATATCATACCCCTCTATTGCAAAGAGATATAGTTTACCGATGTTGACTGCCTTTGGAACTGATGGTATAAACAAGGTTGTCGAAATTTTACATCAGCAGTCAATGTAAACGGCTGGCCTTCGAACTGAAGTGAAAGCGGTTTATTTTTTTACCTGCACTTCTGCTGGTGCCTTACCTATAATGATGTTGGATCTACATCAATATCCGTGATGGGTTGTGGATAGTAATTTGTTTGAAGAACTCCTTTCTTCCACTGAACTGCGGCGTTCATCAATGGATACTGATTCTGTGCCGGGTTATGGATTCCGATGAAATTTGCCTGCAACTGCAAAAACCTTTACATCTATTCCTGCTGTTTTCGCAGGTCAAGAATCTTTGCCCATTTTCAACATCAGCCGCCACCTGCACCGATCCTTTGATGGATGGTTTGCTCAATCCTTTTGTTTCAAAAGATGCCTTTACATAATCTTTACCAAGCCAGGCGTTCAATGTATCAGCACCTATGATCATTTTTCCTTGTATTCAGTTCGGTAATACAAAATGAAAGTTCAGATACAGATCTAGGATTTTTTCTTTCACCGCTGTTGTAGCAAAAGAACCTTTTGCTCACTTTCACATTGAAGTTAGATCGGGCATGCGGTTTTCACTGCAATAAAATCGCCTTTCAGAGATGCGCCCATTTCAATTTTACCGCCCACATCTGTTTTATCGAGCCATGTTGCAGAGCCGGGGCAAAGCAGTAAAACAGGTTTTCAAATTCTGTTGATGGAGTTTTTGCATTGAAGTCCATCCGGTAACCATTTTCAAGAAATAGGAAATGTTCCGGTATGCAACGGGCAGTTTATTAATCATCAAATCATTTCTTCTGAAATCAAGTTTCAAGCGAATGAGTGTTGATTCTTGTGCGCAGTTTTGCATTCAGTTTTTATCGGTAAGGTACTGCTCTCCGTCATAAACGAAGTCAACACCTTCCATCCTGATCTCTGATTTAAGATTAAACACCGCTTCACTTTCCTTTACCCGGGTAATTGAAACGGTTTGCTTTGATGAGTATGAATGGACAGGTCGTTGTATAACAGTGCGAGTCCTCGATCTGTATCCTGTCTAATTTCAATGCAGCATCAGAAGCAGCTGTCCTGTATCTGGTACCGGATGTGGTTTAGTTTCTCTTTTATAAATATTATAATTGGGTTGCCCTTCTTTACCACACAAGTACCTGTACGTTTCCACGGGTAATATAAATTTCATTGATACGGATGGCTTTAGGAACACCGTGCTGAGGTCAACTCAAGTGCAATTTCTTTTGCCGATGCAAGTGTATCTTTTCAAAAGGAGCAGAACCGGTTAAAGAAACATCATAGAGTGTTATCGTAAGCGAAGGGAAATGATTGAAGAAAGACAATCTTGCTTTGGAAAAATTCAGTTTATTTTCAATGGCATGGTTGGCCTAGTTTTTAATTTTATCTGATACAAATCCGGGGAAACAGGTAGGAATTGAAAACATAAGCACCAGTATAGTGCTCAGAGTGATGCCTTATATTTTTACCTCTGAATAATATCTTTCCTATTTTTAAACTCACTTCCTTTTTTTGAATACAGAAACGGATTGTTTTTACACGGTAAAAAAACGAGGACAATGATGGCTTCTTAGCCGCCTTATGACTCATGCACTTTAAAGCCCGTACTGCAAAGTAACTGCATTTCAACAATTCCCGTTGCGGAAAATGGCTGAGCGGAAAAAGATTACACTGAAAAAGATTATTCTTTATTCACAAACCTATAGCCCACTCCTGATTCGGTGAGCAGGTATTCAGGACGGTTGGGATCGGTTTCTATTTTGCGGCGAATCCATGCAATAAACACCCGCAGGTATTGTGATTGGTTAATAAAACTAGGCCCCATACTGCTCTTAATAAATACTGAGGGTGAGCACTTTTCCTTGTTGCGGGTAAAAACGGTGAAATTTGTACTCTTAGCAGTAAGCTTACGCTTTCATTCTTTTTTTTTCTGTTTCGCACCGCGGAATCAATTTAGGTGTTGCCCGGTTATCACCGGGTCAGTTTCTTCGGTTTTAGCACTCCGTAACGCAGAGCGGATACCGTGCGCTAAATTCACCCGTGCGGAAGGTTTGCTTAAATAATCATTGGCACCATTATCGAAAGCTTACCGATTTCCTCTTCCCTTGCTGTAACTGATAAATAATTACCGGATTTGTATACCATTGCCTCAGCTCCTGCAAAACTTCGTGTCCCCACTTTATCGGGCAATCCGATATCAAGCAAAATCAGGTCCAGGATGATTGGCACGCCTATGATCAAAAGCCTCTTTTTGCTGTGGATGCTTCCTGCAACGCTGTATTGATTTGAATGTAACAATTTCCAGCAGCCTGCGCATCTGTACTTCGCATCAATCACTAAAATTTCTGCTTTATTCATGGCTGTTGTTTCAGGGGTTGAACCTTCTGCCGGTATCTGAATGCTGAACTTTGCCGCCTGTTATTTGTTCTGTGGCTGCACTGTACCGTCAAGTGCCTCAGTAAATCCTTTTACAATAGAAAGCCCAAGACCTGTGCCGCTTCCCTATTGCATCTTTCACCGGTAAAACTTCGAAAGACATAATGCATTTCTTCTTCGGGGAATCCATTTCCATTGTCTTCTTCCTACCTTGCAGCAGCAATTGACGCTGGCGGTGAAGCTGTTACAACAATCAGGCTGTCTGCATCGGCATTCTTTCATTTTGCCGCATTCATTAATAAATTTACAGCACTTGTTCCAGTATTCCTTTCTGTTTTCACTAATGGCAGTGCAGGATTAGATTGATTTCAATACGCCGTGCAGTA
It includes:
- a CDS encoding PAS domain S-box protein translates to MNKRVIFRFIKRPAFSGLFIFTAILLLTQLLSYQRYLLRKQIEQRDLISEANRAKEGLQSAISHSFSTTQTLAYIIENYGVPDHFDSVAQQLLSANQYVDVIELVEGGVITHVYPLKGNESVIGFNILTDSARKSGAILTILKKDFFISGPLHLKQGGEGFVCRVPIYINNHFWGFSATVIKMKTLLTAAGIDTGANRRYSYELKKVNHQTGKEEYFLQYKKSFKPRLTVPVQIPNGEWKLYIADEQSITFSAVFIFSLLGLVLAVTGGLFAWYIASQPSRLEKLVQEKTYLLQEEEQKYKNTLDRITDGFAALDIDGNCTYMNTRAGKMTNRNPEEMIGRHIWTEFPEGIGQLFHEAYFTAKDEQLHVSAQEYYVQYDRWFELDLYPSTDGMSLFFRDITRRKKAEQAIKESEEKYRTLVEQASDGIFIANKRGRFISVNSSGQQMSQYSMEELIGMTIYDLVLKEDLEKNPFQFKEMTKGEPVMSERPMRKKDGTIILTEINAKFF
- a CDS encoding PAS domain S-box protein; translated protein: MLVFVRGITNRKRAEEEFRQASHRFEMIAKTTNDAVWEWKLETGKLWCNETHQQLYGLTMADPVPAHSVWAQRIHPDDRQVILQRQQETLASRKNIFITEYRFLTGENVYRNLYDRCYIIRNNEGKATGMMGSMMDITERKTAEDALRVSEEKYRQIVETAQEGIWMIDAQSHTSFVNNRMAEMLGYTKEEMLGKHLYAFMDDEGRNISERNIERRKQGIAEDHEFKFITKEGRVVWTLMSTNPVMKNGDYLGALAMVTDITEHKKIENQVLKEKELSDSIINSLPGIFYLFDANRTFLRWNKNFETVSGYSAEEIKEIHPGQFYDDEGRLLVQQHFAITMREGESAFEADFVTKGGEKFLLLLHRKACVI
- a CDS encoding response regulator is translated as MVITILGSSKHISNRIVELIDETNKGVSFHNCFTYAEAIDCLSKQKTDVVLLDFDFEGNKAFDLLKKIREYSAETVVMVLFNLASDFSMKQLRDSGADYLFDKYNDFEKIAPVINAINKRATNKIL
- a CDS encoding PAS domain-containing protein; translated protein: MNQRPAFWQVKDTNNKIAYSSLAAALLLIVVSFYLLLRENIRTKGISKELEMQKERYRTTLSSMAEGVITTDKDGGIVYMNPAAEQITGWNKQEAENRPLQQVYDVSVESTGLSVTNIVSRILKEGVPIELENNTGKVY
- a CDS encoding PAS domain S-box protein, giving the protein MMGYTKEEVLHLNLSDITPLEYINKMPINMNDLMSGKILLVERQYQRKDGTRFYAEASAKLIAGGKIQSIVRDITQRKKAEEELKQSEERYRLFIEQATDGVLVYSYDGTIHDFNTAAYKQTGYTREEFRNTETAGSSF
- a CDS encoding PAS domain S-box protein, producing MARVKAGEQVLFTRKLKRKDGAVAEIEINSRMLSDGRVLAFVRDITERKKAEVQIRNISERLSLATRSAKIGIWERDLVLQQLLWDDRMYELYEKDSALPGAV
- a CDS encoding PAS domain-containing protein, coding for MHLAESERKLRHVLSSSSDSFYVLDKNYTVTLINKSASANLEKAWGKPVTVGTNILPLIPDEQDEPVRETLAKVFAGEKVEYELQLSIAGLPEWVLVNYMPVKDGKGVITGAYISTKDITEKKQSEINLQKALNRYNILAKATSDTVWDWDMHTQMMRYNEGITTMFGYEKSVVENIPDWWKQNIHPDDLGTVSELLNEVFLTNKQNIQLDYRYRCADGGYKYIFDRAFVLYDDRGKPSRIIGAMQDVTYEKEEEIRISKAIVDAQESERQQLGMELHDNVNQILSVSLLYLGIARQHQKNETVFAETLDTCKKHISDAIDEIRKLSHQLTPASKDNLSFKDVFQSLIESLTSNCSIAVHLHFDDFEQERVGIEIQTALYRILQEQMNNIFKHAAADTVEIDVMVIENTISLRIADNGKGFDTKSVSKGIGLGNIKRRAEMNGGKFSCYSIPGHGCEVTVSIPL
- a CDS encoding DUF1343 domain-containing protein, translated to MNKPVHPLSADGIFQSNTVAHWANPALYFAATKISALNIEVIKTQYYKRTETAVADFFFTPTSPAIQQIETALLYPGTGLLEGININEGRGTELPFQICGAPWMKNEELKHSMEQLQLPGIAFTTCIYKPAAGMYAGKTCNGLQLHITEAK
- a CDS encoding DUF1343 domain-containing protein → MPVVSLYGNRLAPTAEDFQDVDLVLFDIPDVGCRFYTYLWTMTHVMEACAANQKPFVVLDRPNPIGAELSKTEGPFLDEQTCSSFIGRWNIPVKHSCTLGESCFILCRNKNQRIKY
- a CDS encoding DUF1343 domain-containing protein, translating into MKLPLQYGIDVLLQQTAVYKHKRIAFVTNNAATTSTGELSRVTLLKNGFNITIIFSPEHGITTMGDDGAFQQNITDTVTSCPSSVYMETG
- a CDS encoding winged helix-turn-helix domain-containing protein encodes the protein MGPSFINQSQYLRVFIAWIRRKIETDPNRPEYLLTESGVGYRFVNKE